One genomic segment of Centropristis striata isolate RG_2023a ecotype Rhode Island chromosome 13, C.striata_1.0, whole genome shotgun sequence includes these proteins:
- the LOC131983999 gene encoding inward rectifier potassium channel 2-like isoform X2, translated as MGSVRSHRYSIVSSEEDGMKLATIAAPNGYGNGNVNKVHTEHQHQSRFVRKDGHCNVQFINMSEKGQRYLADIFTTCVDIRWRWMLLIFCLSFLLSWLFFGFVFWVVALSYGDLENETQMCVSNVDSFTAAFLFSVETQTTIGYGYRYVTEECPVAVFMVVFQSIVGCIIDAFIIGAVMAKMAKPKKRNETLVFSHYATVAMRDGKLCLMWRVGNLRKSHLVEAHVRAQLLQSRTTAEGEFIPLDQRDIDVGFDSGIDRIFLVSPITIVHEIDEDSPFYEMSKQELETSEFEIVVILEGMVEATAMTTQCRSSYVASEILWGYRFEPVLFEEKNYYKVDYSRFDNTYEVPSTPHCSARELAEQKSNPSSSRNSFCYENEVALEKVEMEEEGVEVSALEDTNTGVVSDSECNLDSLPLESRPLTAESEI; from the exons ATGGGGAGTGTGCGAAGCCACCGTTACAGCATTGTTTCCTCGGAGGAAGACGGCATGAAGCTGGCCACCATTGCCGCCCCCAATGGCTACGGTAACGGCAATGTCAACAAGGTGCACACAGAGCACCAACATCAGAGCCGCTTCGTCAGGAAGGATGGCCACTGCAATGTGCAGTTTATCAATATGAGTGAGAAAGGCCAGCGGTACCTGGCAGATATCTTCACCACCTGCGTGGACATCCGCTGGCGCTGGATGCTGCTCatattctgcctttctttccttctttcctggTTGTTTTTTGGCTTCGTCTTCTGGGTAGTGGCTCTTTCGTACGGGGACTTAGAGAATGAGACTCAGATGTGTGTTTCCAATGTGGACAGCTTCACCGCTGCCTTCTTGTTCTCAGTGGAGACTCAAACCACCATTGGCTATGGTTATCGCTATGTGACGGAGGAGTGCCCTGTTGCCGTCTTCATGGTCGTCTTCCAAAGCATCGTGGGCTGCATCATTGATGCTTTCATCATCGGTGCTGTCATGGCCAAGATGGCCAAGCCCAAAAAGAGGAATGAGACCCTGGTGTTCAGCCATTATGCTACAGTGGCCATGAGGGACGGTAAACTTTGCCTGATGTGGCGAGTGGGGAACCTGAGGAAGAGTCACCTGGTGGAGGCCCATGTGAGGGCCCAGCTTCTCCAGTCACGCACCACCGCAGAGGGAGAGTTCATCCCTCTGGATCAGCGAGACATTGACGTCGGCTTCGATAGCGGCATTGACAGGATCTTCCTGGTGTCTCCTATCACCATTGTGCATGAGATTGATGAGGACAGCCCGTTCTACGAGATGAGCAAACAGGAGCTGGAGACATCAGAGTTTGAGATCGTTGTCATTCTGGAGGGCATGGTGGAGGCAACAGCCATGACCACTCAGTGCCGGAGCTCCTACGTGGCCAGCGAGATCCTCTGGGGCTACCGCTTTGAGCCGGTGCTCTTTGAAGAAAAGAACTACTACAAAGTGGACTACTCTCGATTCGACAACACGTACGAGGTGCCCAGCACACCCCACTGTAGCGCCAGGGAACTAGCCGAGcagaagtccaacccctccagCTCGAGGAACTCCTTTTGCTACGAGAACGAGGTGGCTCTGGAAAAAGTCgagatggaggagga GGGTGTTGAGGTCAGCGCTCTGgaggacacaaacacaggtgtGGTGTCAGACTCTGAATGCAATCTGGACTCTTTGCCTTTAGAATCAAGGCCTTTGACGGCAGAATCAGAAATATGA
- the LOC131983999 gene encoding inward rectifier potassium channel 2-like isoform X1, which translates to MGSVRSHRYSIVSSEEDGMKLATIAAPNGYGNGNVNKVHTEHQHQSRFVRKDGHCNVQFINMSEKGQRYLADIFTTCVDIRWRWMLLIFCLSFLLSWLFFGFVFWVVALSYGDLENETQMCVSNVDSFTAAFLFSVETQTTIGYGYRYVTEECPVAVFMVVFQSIVGCIIDAFIIGAVMAKMAKPKKRNETLVFSHYATVAMRDGKLCLMWRVGNLRKSHLVEAHVRAQLLQSRTTAEGEFIPLDQRDIDVGFDSGIDRIFLVSPITIVHEIDEDSPFYEMSKQELETSEFEIVVILEGMVEATAMTTQCRSSYVASEILWGYRFEPVLFEEKNYYKVDYSRFDNTYEVPSTPHCSARELAEQKSNPSSSRNSFCYENEVALEKVEMEEEFEEEENREVRGVEVSALEDTNTGVVSDSECNLDSLPLESRPLTAESEI; encoded by the coding sequence ATGGGGAGTGTGCGAAGCCACCGTTACAGCATTGTTTCCTCGGAGGAAGACGGCATGAAGCTGGCCACCATTGCCGCCCCCAATGGCTACGGTAACGGCAATGTCAACAAGGTGCACACAGAGCACCAACATCAGAGCCGCTTCGTCAGGAAGGATGGCCACTGCAATGTGCAGTTTATCAATATGAGTGAGAAAGGCCAGCGGTACCTGGCAGATATCTTCACCACCTGCGTGGACATCCGCTGGCGCTGGATGCTGCTCatattctgcctttctttccttctttcctggTTGTTTTTTGGCTTCGTCTTCTGGGTAGTGGCTCTTTCGTACGGGGACTTAGAGAATGAGACTCAGATGTGTGTTTCCAATGTGGACAGCTTCACCGCTGCCTTCTTGTTCTCAGTGGAGACTCAAACCACCATTGGCTATGGTTATCGCTATGTGACGGAGGAGTGCCCTGTTGCCGTCTTCATGGTCGTCTTCCAAAGCATCGTGGGCTGCATCATTGATGCTTTCATCATCGGTGCTGTCATGGCCAAGATGGCCAAGCCCAAAAAGAGGAATGAGACCCTGGTGTTCAGCCATTATGCTACAGTGGCCATGAGGGACGGTAAACTTTGCCTGATGTGGCGAGTGGGGAACCTGAGGAAGAGTCACCTGGTGGAGGCCCATGTGAGGGCCCAGCTTCTCCAGTCACGCACCACCGCAGAGGGAGAGTTCATCCCTCTGGATCAGCGAGACATTGACGTCGGCTTCGATAGCGGCATTGACAGGATCTTCCTGGTGTCTCCTATCACCATTGTGCATGAGATTGATGAGGACAGCCCGTTCTACGAGATGAGCAAACAGGAGCTGGAGACATCAGAGTTTGAGATCGTTGTCATTCTGGAGGGCATGGTGGAGGCAACAGCCATGACCACTCAGTGCCGGAGCTCCTACGTGGCCAGCGAGATCCTCTGGGGCTACCGCTTTGAGCCGGTGCTCTTTGAAGAAAAGAACTACTACAAAGTGGACTACTCTCGATTCGACAACACGTACGAGGTGCCCAGCACACCCCACTGTAGCGCCAGGGAACTAGCCGAGcagaagtccaacccctccagCTCGAGGAACTCCTTTTGCTACGAGAACGAGGTGGCTCTGGAAAAAGTCgagatggaggaggagtttgaggaggaggaaaacaggGAGGTGAGGGGTGTTGAGGTCAGCGCTCTGgaggacacaaacacaggtgtGGTGTCAGACTCTGAATGCAATCTGGACTCTTTGCCTTTAGAATCAAGGCCTTTGACGGCAGAATCAGAAATATGA
- the LOC131984001 gene encoding inward rectifier potassium channel 16-like: MSAEESEQVIIDTHHTTIHTLSKQDEDRRLRYMKKDGRLPVVFQNHRGHWSPYLMDIFTTLVEIRWRVMLLVFSLSYILSWLFFGLCYWLIAYVHGDVDDVDQEPCVYNVHGFTAAFLFSMETQATIGYGFRGMSENCMVAIIVVTVQDVLSCLLDTIVIGIVITKMASARKRAQTVGFSSCAVVNLRDGVLCLSWRLGDFRGNHILEGVVKAMLVRYVKQPHGSIVMSYQDLHIQNRDLVLATPATIIHKIEPGSPLYSLGPDDLLGDDFELVVSFTYTGDSTGMLHQTRISYTPADIRWGQRFQDMLKLGKRHYKVDYALFNVTMWVPVPLISAEEFERTSRPVEGSQTSGPLVEVKRNGHTCKIIPDIIEEVTQQTFL; this comes from the coding sequence ATGAGCGCCGAGGAAAGCGAGCAGGTCATCATTGATACCCACCACACTACAATCCACACTCTGAGCAAGCAAGATGAGGACAGGCGGCTGCGCTACATGAAGAAAGATGGCAGGCTCCCTGTGGTTTTCCAGAACCATAGGGGACACTGGAGCCCATACCTGATGGACATCTTCACCACTCTGGTGGAGATCCGCTGGAGGGTGATGCTCCTCGTCTTTTCCCTCTCCTACATTCTCTCTTGGTTGTTTTTCGGGTTGTGTTACTGGCTCATTGCGTACGTGCACGGGGACGTTGACGATGTGGATCAAGAACCCTGCGTGTACAACGTCCATGGCTTTACTGCAGCCTTCCTGTTCTCAATGGAGACCCAGGCGACTATTGGCTACGGCTTCAGGGGGATGAGTGAGAACTGCATGGTGGCCATTATTGTGGTGACGGTTCAAGATGTATTAAGCTGTCTCCTTGACACCATCGTCATTGGTATCGTTATTACAAAAATGGCATCTGCTCGTAAGAGAGCTCAGACGGTGGGTTTCAGCAGCTGTGCAGTGGTCAACCTGCGAGACGGGGTTCTGTGTCTGTCATGGCGACTTGGGGACTTCAGGGGAAATCACATCCTAGAGGGTGTCGTCAAGGCCATGTTAGTCCGTTATGTCAAACAGCCACATGGATCTATTGTGATGTCATACCAAGACCTGCACATCCAGAACCGAGACCTTGTCCTCGCCACGCCAGCCACCATCATCCATAAGATAGAGCCTGGCAGTCCCCTCTACAGCCTGGGCCCCGATGACCTGCTGGGGGACGACTTTGAGCTGGTGGTGTCTTTCACCTACACCGGTGACTCTACAGGCATGCTGCACCAGACTCGTATCTCCTACACTCCTGCGGACATCCGCTGGGGCCAGCGCTTCCAGGACATGCTGAAACTAGGCAAGAGGCACTACAAGGTGGACTACGCTCTCTTCAATGTGACCATGTGGGTGCCGGTGCCCCTGATCAGTGCAGAAGAGTTTGAAAGGACGAGCCGTCCTGTTGAGGGCAGTCAGACCAGTGGTCCCCTCGTTGAAGTCAAGAGAAATGGACACACTTGCAAAATTATACCTGACATCATTGAAGAGGTGACGCAGCAAACCTTTTTGTAG
- the LOC131984007 gene encoding uncharacterized protein LOC131984007 yields the protein MTNPFLTLMLPSILIVLADMVSFALPLGGGERNSFKVTLVLSFTMFIIILNDQLPGDSSCSPIIRTHFCVCLVLMVFSMLVSMVLTRLAEDGRLFSCCGSKGSKPEVTGTKNEKEDEEAKADISVVQLNGSEEDSRMLRKVVNFLEAFAAQTAESERNRKFAKKLDQIFFWLYSILGTIYFFAMIFTMAKHQCVVNHFDFWY from the exons atgaccaaccCCTTCTTAACGTTAATGCTGCCCAGTATTCTGATCGTCCTGGCTGATATGGTCAGCTTCGCTCTGCCGCTGGGAGGTGGCGAACGCAACTCTTTCAAGGTCACACTAGTGCTCAGCTTCACCAtgttcatcatcatcctcaacGATCAGCTCCCCGGAGACAGCTCTTGCAGCCCCATCATCC GAACCCACTTCTGTGTTTGTCTGGTCCTCATGGTATTCAGCATGTTGGTGTCCATGGTGCTGACAAGGTTGGCCGAAGATGGCCGTCTCTTTTCCTGCTGCGGCTCCAAAGGATCAAAGCCAGAAGTCACAGGaaccaaaaatgaaaaagaggatGAAG AGGCCAAAGCTGACATCAGTGTTGTTCAGCTGAATGGCTCAGAGGAGGACAGTCGAATGCTCAGAAAGGTGGTCAACTTCCTGGAAGCTTTTGCCGCACAGACAGCTGAAAGTGAAAGAAATCGGAAGTTTGCCAAAAAACTGGACCAGATATTTTTCTGGTTGTATTCAATTTTGGGCACGATATACTTCTTTGCCATGATCTTTACGATGGCTAAACACCAATGCGTCGTTAACCATTTTGACTTCTGGTACTAA
- the zgc:112148 gene encoding Golgi apparatus membrane protein TVP23 homolog B, whose product MRRQDFQDAPLFGEDDGNISQRKSKIRHPLVTFFHIFFRASAILVYLLCDIFSSRFIASMVTIILLLSCDFWTVKNVSGRLLVGLRWWNQVDENGTSHWVFESKKTHSLNTSAESQIFWLGLVVCPMFWIVFVFSTIFSFKIKWLAVVIMGLVLQWANLYGYVRCKMGGKSNLGNMAKNYLGVQLFKQAMKKTEGP is encoded by the exons ATGCGGAGACAG GATTTCCAAGACGCTCCTCTTTTTGGTGAAGATGACGGTAACATCAGCCAAAGAAAGTCCAAAATAAG ACACCCGCTGGTCACATTCTTCCACATCTTCTTCCGAGCAAGTGCCATTTTGGTTTACCTGCTATGCGACATCTTCAGCAGCCGTTTCATCGCCTCCATGGTCACCATCATCCTCCTGCTGTCATGTGACTTCTGGACCGTAAAG AATGTATCTGGCAGACTGTTGGTGGGCCTTCGGTGGTGGAATCAAGTGGATGAAAATGGAACGAGCCACTGGGTATTTGAGTCAAAGAAG acacacagtctgAACACGAGTGCCGAGTCTCAGATCTTCTGGCTTGGACTCGTCGTGTGCCCCATGTTCTGGATCGTTTTTGTGTTCAGCACCATCTTCTCTTTCAAGATTAAATGGCTG GCTGTAGTAATCATGGGCTTGGTGTTACAATGGGCCAACCTGTATGGTTATGTCAGATGCAAGATGGGTGGGAAGTCCAACCTGGGAAACATGGCAAAGAACTATCTCGGTGTCCAGCTTTTTAAGCAG GCAATGAAGAAAACAGAGGGACCTTGA
- the LOC131984010 gene encoding proton channel OTOP2-like, with protein MCLNTGYPCNCLSDGNPCEPCRMTAKDRETEEAHLSNNINAQSRAGSTCEPDLNVSSIEVARERGRNWGWMLSGIICVNILILGCALVSGSAYNNVNISSVHMQIFLIILLLLTTIWMGYYVIYTARKEDAIFYKDAHAGPVWLRAGLVLFGLLSIIMDIFKIASYVGYLHCDSAVKVAFPVIQLIFVIMQTYFLWIHAKDCVQLQRNITRCGLMLTLSTNLVVWMTMVTEESLHQTTVPEPPSNSSYKHTRKLYITRASYGDDKCKCSHTSCSIFKEAYYYLYPFNIEYSLFASAMAYVMWKNVGRLTEEHGHHIKFRIKGVYLGPVAGILLVIAGLATFIVYEMEMKNDDIDDDQRDRAVMMHFVMNIVIVTLMSISTVIGCAVYRVDHREHVSDKNPTRSLDVGLLVGASLGQFIISYFSIVAMAATGAKGYLNKLNLAWSVLMVIQLALQNFFIIEGLHREPYHEVHPVTVVANPYVLQPGKELSILEGPDADTKSIPVPPAHGLHGHAAEHKPKLLWKRRVLKEVCSFLVMGNIILWIMPAFGARPQFDHDTETQFFKFNMWAAVVNIGLPFGIFYRMHSVASLFEVFVTS; from the exons ATGTGTTTGAACACTGGCTATCCATGCAACTGTCTGAGCGATGGCAATCCCTGTGAACCATGTAGGATGACGGcaaaagacagagagacggaGGAGGCCCACCTGTCCAACAACATCAATGCTCAGAGTCGAGCGGGGAGCACCTGTGAACCCGATCTCAATGTCTCTTCCATTGAGGTGGCGAGGGAGCGGGGCCGCAACTGGGGATGGATGCTGTCTGGGATCATTTGTGTAAACATTCTGATCCTGGGCTGTGCCTTGGTCAGCGGCAGCGCCTACAATAACGTCAATATCAGCAGCGTTCACATGCAGATTTtcctcatcatcctcctcctcctcaccaccaTCTGGATGGGTTATTATGTCATCTACACGGCCAGAAAAGAAGATGCTATTTTTTACAAGGATGCCCATGCAGGACCAGTATGGCTCAGGG CGGGACTTGTGCTGTTTGGACTGCTCAGCATTATCATGGACATTTTCAAGATAGCGAGCTATGTGGGCTACCTCCACTGCGATTCTGCTGTTAAGGTTGCATTCCCTGTGATACAACTCATCTTCGTAATTATGCAG ACATACTTTTTGTGGATCCACGCCAAGGACTGTGTGCAGCTTCAAAGGAACATTACACG CTGTGGGCTGATGCTCACCCTGTCTACAAATCTGGTTGTGTGGATGACCATGGTCACTGAGGAGTCCCTTCATCAAACAACAGTTCCCGAACCTCCGAGCAACTCAtcctacaaacacacacggaAATTATACATCACTAGAG CGAGTTATGGAGACGATAAGTGCAAGTGCAGCCATACTTCATGTAGCATCTTCAAGGAAGCCTATTACTACTTGTACCCCTTCAATATTGAATACAGTCTCTTTGCCTCTGCCATGGCCTACgtcatgtggaaaaatgtgggCAGACTAACAGAAGAACACGGCCACCACATCAAATTTCGTATAAAGGGCGTATATCTTGGCCCTGTGGCAGGAATTCTATTAGTGATCGCAGGTCTGGCAACCTTCATCGTATACGAGATGGAAATGAAGAACGATGATATTGACGAtgaccagagagacagagccGTGATGATGCACTTTGTCATGAATATAGTGATAGTGACCCTGATGTCCATAtccactgtgattggctgtgcCGTCTACCGGGTGGACCACAGGGAGCACGTATCAGACAAAAACCCCACTCGCAGCCTGGACGTGGGGCTGCTGGTGGGAGCCTCGCTGGGGCAGTTCATCATCAGCTATTTCAGCATCGTAGCCATGGCTGCAACTGGAGCCAAAGGCTACCTCAACAAGCTCAACCTGGCCTGGAGTGTCCTGATGGTGATCCAACTGGCCCTGCAGAACTTTTTCATCATAGAGGGTCTACATAGGGAGCCCTACCATGAGGTGCACCCAGTTACTGTGGTGGCAAATCCATACGTGCTGCAGCCGGGCAAAGAGCTGAGCATCCTTGAAGGACCAGACGCAGACACAAAGTCCATCCCAGTTCCCCCAGCACACGGTCTACACGGCCACGCGGCTGAGCACAAGCCCAAACTGTTGTGGAAGAGACGGGTGTTGAAGGAGGTCTGTTCGTTTCTAGTGATGGGCAACATCATA CTGTGGATCATGCCGGCGTTCGGCGCCCGTCCCCAGTTCGACCACGACACTGAAACTCAGTTCTTCAAATTCAATATGTGGGCTGCGGTGGTGAACATTGGACTTCCATTTGGCATCTTTTACCGCATGCATTCAGTCGCCAGTCTGTTTGAGGTTTTTGTGACCTCATAA